From Loxodonta africana isolate mLoxAfr1 unplaced genomic scaffold, mLoxAfr1.hap2 scaffold_85, whole genome shotgun sequence, the proteins below share one genomic window:
- the LOC100672215 gene encoding olfactory receptor 4C15-like: MQNQSFVTEFVLLGLSQNPNVQKIGFVIFLFSYFATVGGNLLIVVTIISSPALLGSPMYVFLAFLDVCYSSAFAPKMIVDSLHGRKTISFEGCMTQLFAEYLFAGAEIIILSAMAYDRYVTICKPLLYLSLMNGRLCGILMGVAWTGGFLHSVIQILFTFQLPFCGPNVINHFLRDLYPLLELACTDTHILGLLVVASSGFICIINFSLLLISYCVILFSRRTHSSEGRRKALATYGSHISVVVLFFVPCISLYARPPSAFSFDKLVAIFYTIVTPLLNPVIYTFRNKEVKNAIRKLWTKLLVVFN; the protein is encoded by the coding sequence ATGCAAAATCAAAGCTTTGTAACTGAGTTTGTCCTCTTGGGGCTTTCACAGAATCCAAATGTTCAAAAAATAGGATTTGTTATATTTTTGTTCTCCTACTTTGCAACTGTTGGGGGCAATTTGCTGATTGTGGTGACCATTATCAGCAGCCCAGCACTCCTGGGCTCCCCCATGTACGTCTTTCTGGCCTTCCTGGATGTGTGCTATTCCTCTGCATTCGCCCCAAAGATGATTGTAGACTCACTCCACGGGAGGAAAACCATCTCCTTCGAGGGCTGCATGACCCAGCTCTTTGCTGAATATTTATTTGCTGGTGCTGAAATAATTATTCTCTCTGCCATGGCTTATGACCGCTATGTTACCATTTGCAAGCCATTGCTCTACCTCTCTCTCATGAACGGGAGGCTCTGTGGTATCCTGATGGGGGTAGCCTGGACAGGAGGCTTCTTGCATTCTGTGATACAAATTCTCTTTACTTTCCAgctgcccttctgtggccccaatgtcatCAATCACTTCCTCCGTGATTTGTACCCATTACTGGAGCTTGCCTGCACTGACACTCACATACTTGGCCTTTTGGTGGTTGCCAGTAGTGGGTTTATTTGCAtcataaatttctcattgttgcTTATCTCTTATTGTGTCATCTTGTTCTCGCGAAGAACACATAGCTCTGAAGGCCGGAGGAAAGCTCTTGCCACCTATGGATCTCACATTTCTGTTGTGGTTTTATTCTTTGTCCCATGCATATCTCTATATGCCCGACCTCCATCTGCTTTTTCCTTCGATAAGCTGGTGGCCATATTTTACACCATTGTAACTCCCCTGCTCAATCCTGTGATTTACACTTTCAGGAATAAGGAAGTGAAAAACGCCATAAGGAAGTTGTGGACCAAATTGCTGgtggtttttaattaa